A stretch of Macadamia integrifolia cultivar HAES 741 chromosome 7, SCU_Mint_v3, whole genome shotgun sequence DNA encodes these proteins:
- the LOC122083487 gene encoding protein POLLENLESS 3-LIKE 2-like, producing MMQDLWNAPTGFRPSKSAPCSPVKPSGVSRTRSDSFHVTHKVPVGDTPYVKAKNVQLVDKDPERAIPLFWAAINAGDRVDSALKDMAIVMKQQNRAEEAIEAIKSLRSRCSEQAQESLDNILLDLYKRCGRLDDQIALLKHKLFLILQGMAFNGKRTKTARSQGKKFQVSVEQEATRLLGNLGWALMQQNNYVEAEEAYRRALLIGQDNNKMCNLGICLMKQGRIAEAKETLRRVKPAMADGPRGVDSHLKAFERAQQMLRDLESEMMNKGVDQVEQSRLFDNFLGSSSIWQPQPCKEASVLPCVSVNMTTAMMPKQQDNFADENVDSNRTANQRSLKPAIPSGNSLKVDAPPFYSSKLNKDPSEDQFHDPLGRLKRTRSGHVAPSLLRGVEWEIYTRHATSIGTEQPEHKARRCSTLIEEENAGKWADLLPDSMDFEEAIITAVLGSTNETSKTVDTSNNPGISQRKIDKRLRVFQDITLSLSPRA from the exons ATGATGCAAGATCTATGGAACGCCCCAACAGGTTTCAGACCTTCCAAATCCGCTCCTTGTTCACCAGTGAAACCTAGCGGGGTCTCCAGAACTCGCTCCGACTCTTTTCATGTCACGCACAAGGTCCCAGTCGGTGACACTCCGTATGTGAAGGCCAAAAACGTACAG CTCGTGGACAAGGACCCAGAAAGGGCGATTCCTCTGTTTTGGGCTGCCATTAATGCTGGAGACAGAGTTGACAGTGCTCTGAAAGACATGGCGATTGTGATGAAACAGCAAAATCGAGCCGAGGAAGCCATTGAAGCTATAAAGTCACTAAGAAGTCGATGTTCAGAGCAAGCCCAAGAGTCTCTGGATAATATTCTCCTGGATCTTTACAAG AGATGTGGAAGATTGGATGATCAAATCGCACTTTTGAAGCACAAGTTGTTTTTGATTCTACAAGGGATGGCGTTCAATGGAAAGCGTACCAAAACTGCTCGATCACAAGGAAAGAAGTTTCAAGTTTCTGTGGAGCAGGAAGCGACTCGCTTGCTG GGGAACTTAGGTTGGGCACTTATGCAGCAGAACAACTATGTTGAAGCAGAAGAGGCTTACCGACGGGCCCTTTTGATTGGACAGGATAATAACAAAATGTGCAATTTGGGCATCTGCCTGATGAAACAAGGGAGGATTGCAGAGGCAAAAGAAACTCTCAGACGAGTTAAACCGGCTATGGCAGATGGCCCAAGAGGTGTAGATTCCCATCTTAAAGCCTTTGAAAGGGCTCAACAGATGCTTCGGGACCTCGAATCAGAAATGATGAATAAGGGAGTAGACCAGGTCGAACAGAGTCGGCTCTTTGATAACTTCTTGGGTTCTTCTTCAATTTGGCAACCTCAGCCTTGCAAGGAGGCCTCGGTCCTCCCCTGTGTCTCTGTGAATATGACAACAGCAATGATGCCGAAACAACAAGATAATTTTGCGGACGAGAATGTAGATTCCAACAGAACAGCTAACCAGAGAAGCTTAAAACCTGCAATTCCATCTGGGAATTCACTAAAGGTTGATGCACCACCATTCTATTCATCGAAGTTAAATAAAGACCCAAGTGAGGACCAatttcacgatcctctgggtcgACTCAAGAGAACAAGGTCTGGTCATGTTGCGCCTTCTCTGCTCAGAGGAGTCGAATGGGAGATCTACACAAGACATGCTACATCAATTGGAACAGAACAACCAGAACACAAGGCTAGGAGGTGCTCTACTctgatagaagaagaaaatgcagGCAAGTGGGCAGACTTGTTACCAGATAGCATGGACTTTGAAGAAGCCATCATAACTGCGGTTCTTGGTTCAACTAATGAAACATCCAAGACAGTAGACACTTCTAATAATCCTGGGATATCCCAGAGAAAGATCGACAAGAGGCTAAGAGTTTTCCAGGATATTACACTCTCACTTAGCCCCCGAGCATGA